The proteins below come from a single Afipia felis ATCC 53690 genomic window:
- the exbD gene encoding TonB system transport protein ExbD has protein sequence MGVTFNDVDDGDDLSETHEINVTPFIDVILVLLIIFMVAAPLSTVDLPVDLPSSTATPTKKPDKPTYVTIKSDLAVAIGETPVKRVDLVNALDAAGEGNKDRRIFLRADRAVSYGNMMDVLEILRAGGYLKVALVALEGVPDSTGTAIPAAKPQ, from the coding sequence GTGGGTGTTACGTTCAACGATGTCGATGATGGCGACGATCTCAGCGAAACGCATGAGATCAACGTCACGCCGTTTATCGACGTCATTCTGGTTCTTCTGATCATCTTCATGGTTGCGGCGCCGCTCTCCACCGTCGACTTGCCGGTGGATCTGCCGTCTTCGACCGCGACGCCGACGAAGAAGCCGGACAAGCCGACCTATGTGACCATCAAGTCCGACCTCGCTGTCGCGATTGGCGAGACGCCCGTGAAGCGGGTCGATCTCGTGAACGCGCTCGATGCAGCCGGAGAGGGCAACAAGGACCGCCGTATCTTCCTGCGCGCAGACCGCGCGGTGTCTTACGGCAACATGATGGATGTTCTCGAAATCCTTCGTGCCGGTGGATATCTGAAAGTGGCGCTGGTGGCGCTCGAGGGTGTGCCTGACAGCACCGGCACGGCCATCCCGGCGGCGAAGCCGCAATAA
- the bioD gene encoding dethiobiotin synthase translates to MTTRLIVSGTDTDVGKTVFCAGLADALDADYWKPVQAGHEDGTDARRVAELGGLSAKRIIPEQYVLNTPASPHYAARIDGVTIDANTLRPPPPGERPLVIEGAGGLMVPVNDDTLFIDIFARWKLPLVLCARTTLGTINHSLLSIEAVKRRNIPLVGIAFIGDEQAESERIICKLGDVRHLGRLPRLSPLTRESLRGAFAASFNLTDFAS, encoded by the coding sequence ATGACCACACGACTGATCGTCAGCGGCACCGATACCGATGTCGGCAAGACTGTGTTTTGCGCAGGCCTCGCCGATGCGCTCGACGCTGACTACTGGAAGCCGGTGCAGGCCGGGCATGAGGATGGCACCGATGCGCGCCGCGTCGCCGAACTCGGCGGCCTCTCTGCCAAACGCATCATTCCCGAGCAGTATGTCCTCAACACGCCCGCCTCCCCACACTACGCGGCGCGCATCGACGGTGTGACGATCGACGCCAACACGCTCCGTCCACCGCCGCCCGGCGAGCGACCGCTCGTGATTGAAGGCGCTGGCGGCCTGATGGTGCCCGTGAACGACGATACGCTTTTCATCGACATCTTCGCACGCTGGAAATTGCCGTTGGTGCTCTGCGCGCGAACCACACTCGGCACCATCAATCATTCGCTGCTGTCGATCGAGGCGGTGAAGCGCCGGAATATTCCGCTCGTCGGCATTGCCTTCATCGGTGACGAGCAGGCCGAGAGCGAACGCATCATCTGCAAGCTTGGCGACGTCCGCCACCTCGGCCGCCTGCCCCGTCTCTCGCCGCTCACGCGCGAAAGTCTGCGTGGCGCGTTCGCTGCATCCTTCAACCTGACCGACTTCGCCTCATGA
- the exbB gene encoding tonB-system energizer ExbB — protein MKTIRLITCLSIIACLSGVAPVLAQQAVPAQSAAPAVSSPAPAVPSATAPTATATPAPTALPAAEAAKGMAVPHDLSPWSMFMSADIVVKLVMIGLAFASLMTWTICFAKMREQFVAQKRLKDALRAVSNSRTLAEARMALGTGKTVLSSFLAMAVHEVRLSSGIVGDAGIKERAASLFAELTRSEARRMRLGMGMLATIGATAPFVGLFGTVWGIMNSFIGISKMQTTNLAVVAPGIAEALLATAMGLVAAIPAVIIYNHFSRVTKRYLELVSQASGAAGRLLSRDLDRGHSAVSHAAE, from the coding sequence ATGAAAACCATTCGCTTGATCACGTGCCTTTCGATTATCGCCTGTCTGTCAGGCGTTGCACCCGTATTGGCACAGCAGGCTGTTCCTGCGCAGTCCGCTGCTCCGGCGGTCAGTTCGCCTGCGCCTGCCGTACCGTCAGCGACCGCGCCGACTGCGACTGCAACACCTGCGCCCACGGCGTTACCAGCGGCGGAGGCTGCAAAGGGCATGGCGGTTCCGCACGATCTGTCGCCGTGGTCGATGTTCATGTCGGCCGATATCGTGGTCAAGCTCGTGATGATCGGTCTCGCGTTCGCGTCGTTGATGACGTGGACGATCTGCTTTGCGAAAATGCGTGAGCAGTTCGTGGCGCAGAAGCGGCTCAAGGATGCGCTCCGCGCGGTGTCGAACTCGCGCACGCTGGCCGAGGCACGCATGGCGCTCGGCACCGGCAAGACCGTGCTGTCATCGTTCCTGGCAATGGCCGTTCATGAAGTGCGGCTGTCGTCCGGCATTGTCGGCGATGCGGGCATCAAGGAGCGGGCGGCGTCGCTGTTCGCTGAACTGACACGTAGCGAGGCACGCCGGATGCGCCTCGGCATGGGCATGCTCGCGACCATCGGCGCGACCGCGCCGTTCGTCGGCCTGTTCGGCACGGTTTGGGGCATCATGAACTCGTTCATCGGCATCTCGAAGATGCAGACGACCAACCTCGCCGTGGTTGCACCGGGCATCGCGGAAGCGCTGCTCGCAACCGCCATGGGCCTCGTCGCGGCGATCCCGGCGGTCATCATCTACAATCACTTCTCCCGCGTGACGAAGCGCTATCTGGAGCTTGTCAGCCAGGCGTCCGGGGCGGCGGGCCGTCTGCTATCGCGCGATCTCGACCGTGGCCATAGCGCGGTCTCGCACGCAGCCGAATAA
- the mobB gene encoding molybdopterin-guanine dinucleotide biosynthesis protein B — MRVIGLAGWSGAGKTTLLSRLVPHLIGEGARVSVIKHAHHEFDMDKPGKDSWVHRQAGATQVLISSAKRWALLNELRGDPEPSLFELLSKMAPVDYVIIEGFKAQEHRKIEIYRAENAKPLMFPNDPNIIAVATDVRVESELPVLGLNDIPAIADFVKAHAENRDELLARATMG, encoded by the coding sequence ATGCGGGTGATCGGGCTGGCCGGATGGAGCGGGGCGGGAAAGACCACGCTGCTGTCGCGCCTCGTGCCGCATCTGATCGGCGAAGGCGCGCGTGTCTCCGTCATCAAGCACGCACATCACGAGTTCGATATGGACAAGCCGGGCAAGGATTCCTGGGTCCATCGCCAGGCCGGCGCGACGCAGGTGCTGATCTCCTCGGCGAAACGGTGGGCATTGCTGAACGAGCTACGCGGTGATCCCGAACCATCGCTTTTCGAGTTGCTGTCGAAAATGGCGCCCGTTGATTACGTCATCATCGAGGGGTTCAAGGCGCAGGAGCATCGCAAGATCGAGATCTATCGCGCCGAGAATGCCAAGCCGTTGATGTTTCCGAACGATCCGAACATCATCGCGGTCGCGACCGATGTGCGCGTGGAGAGCGAATTGCCGGTGCTGGGTCTCAACGACATTCCTGCGATTGCGGATTTCGTGAAAGCACATGCCGAGAATCGCGACGAGCTTCTCGCGCGTGCCACGATGGGTTGA
- a CDS encoding Ku protein, with the protein MAPRANWKGFLRLSLVTCPVALFPATSETDKIRFNQINKNTGHRIKYAKVDAETGEEVEREDIVKGYKVDTDTYIQVSDDELDNIALESAHTIDIDEFVPRNEIDNRFLIRPYYIVPDGKVGQDAYAVIRETIRSMNMMALGRIVLTNREHVIALEPLEKGLMGTLLRFPYEVRDEADYFGDIKDVKVTKEMLDLAKHIVEGKTGDFDPSHFEDHYESALTELIDRKRSGQKIKAPSTPRESGNVINLMDALRESLKGNAKSARRPARTTPRATKKQTSSKARARKAS; encoded by the coding sequence ATGGCGCCCCGTGCGAACTGGAAGGGCTTCCTCCGTTTGTCCCTCGTCACCTGCCCCGTCGCGCTGTTTCCCGCGACATCCGAGACCGACAAGATTCGCTTCAACCAGATCAACAAGAACACCGGTCATCGAATCAAATACGCCAAGGTCGATGCCGAGACCGGCGAGGAAGTTGAGCGCGAGGACATCGTCAAAGGCTACAAGGTCGACACCGACACATATATTCAAGTCAGCGACGACGAACTCGACAACATCGCGCTGGAATCGGCCCACACCATCGACATCGACGAATTCGTCCCTCGGAACGAGATCGACAATCGTTTCCTGATTCGTCCCTATTACATTGTTCCCGACGGCAAGGTCGGCCAAGACGCCTATGCCGTGATCCGCGAGACGATCCGCTCCATGAACATGATGGCGCTCGGACGCATCGTGCTGACCAACCGCGAACACGTCATAGCGCTGGAGCCGCTGGAGAAGGGATTGATGGGCACGCTGTTGCGCTTCCCTTACGAGGTGCGCGACGAGGCCGACTATTTCGGCGACATCAAGGATGTCAAAGTCACCAAGGAAATGCTCGACCTTGCCAAACACATCGTCGAGGGCAAGACCGGCGATTTTGATCCCAGTCATTTCGAGGATCATTATGAGAGTGCGCTTACCGAACTGATCGACCGCAAACGTTCGGGCCAGAAGATCAAGGCACCGAGCACGCCCCGCGAAAGCGGTAACGTCATCAATCTGATGGATGCGCTCCGCGAGAGCCTGAAAGGCAATGCCAAATCCGCGCGTCGCCCGGCTCGCACCACTCCCCGCGCGACCAAAAAGCAGACCAGTTCGAAGGCGCGCGCCCGCAAGGCAAGCTAG
- a CDS encoding L-lactate MFS transporter, with protein MASFLDRENTVAKPGFSRWMVPPAALCVHLCIGQAYAYSVFNLPMTKLIGITQSAPGDWKLTELGWIFSIAIFFLGVSSAIFGRWVEEGGPRKAMFTAACCWAGGFFVSAVGVYLHTLWLIYLGYGVLGGIALGIGYISPVSTLIKWFPDRPGMATGMAIMGFGGGAFIASPLSVWLMSKFNTPTHIGVMETFIVLGVVYFCFMIVGSIIVRVPAPGWAPAGYVAPETSKKLITRNDVFVYDAVKTPQFWLIWWVLCLNVTAGIGVLGQASAMSQEMFPGKITPIAAAGFVGLMSLFNMGGRFSWASLSDYIGRKNTYFVYMVLGFILYCTVPFAGNSGNVVLFVCCFLVIISMYGGGFSTVPAYLKDMFGVRYVGAIHGLLLTAWSMAGIFGPVIVNYLREYNITHGVPKAQAYNNTMYIMAGLLVVGFICNLLVKAVASKYWMVGDKPGSVANSALATAPDSAKA; from the coding sequence ATGGCTTCATTTTTAGACCGCGAAAATACGGTCGCTAAGCCGGGCTTCAGCCGGTGGATGGTTCCACCGGCTGCGCTCTGCGTGCATCTCTGTATCGGTCAGGCTTACGCTTACAGCGTCTTCAACCTGCCGATGACCAAGCTGATCGGCATCACGCAATCAGCCCCCGGCGATTGGAAGCTCACCGAGCTCGGGTGGATTTTCTCCATCGCGATTTTCTTCCTCGGCGTTTCGTCCGCCATATTCGGCCGCTGGGTCGAAGAAGGCGGCCCGCGCAAAGCGATGTTCACCGCGGCCTGCTGCTGGGCCGGCGGCTTCTTCGTATCGGCGGTTGGTGTCTATCTCCATACCCTGTGGCTGATCTATCTCGGCTATGGCGTTCTGGGCGGCATCGCGCTCGGCATCGGCTACATTTCGCCGGTCTCGACGCTGATCAAATGGTTTCCGGATCGTCCCGGCATGGCAACTGGCATGGCCATCATGGGTTTCGGTGGCGGCGCCTTTATCGCCTCGCCGCTGTCGGTCTGGTTGATGAGCAAGTTCAATACCCCGACGCACATCGGTGTCATGGAAACCTTCATCGTGCTCGGGGTGGTGTATTTCTGTTTCATGATCGTTGGTTCGATCATCGTGCGCGTCCCGGCGCCCGGCTGGGCTCCGGCCGGCTACGTGGCTCCGGAAACGAGCAAGAAGCTGATCACCCGTAACGACGTCTTCGTCTACGACGCCGTCAAGACTCCGCAGTTCTGGCTGATCTGGTGGGTTCTCTGTCTGAACGTCACCGCCGGCATCGGCGTGCTCGGTCAGGCTTCCGCGATGAGCCAGGAAATGTTCCCCGGCAAGATCACGCCGATCGCCGCCGCGGGCTTTGTCGGCTTGATGAGTCTGTTCAACATGGGCGGCCGTTTCTCGTGGGCGTCGCTGTCGGACTATATCGGCCGCAAGAACACGTACTTCGTGTACATGGTGCTCGGCTTCATCCTGTATTGCACGGTGCCTTTCGCCGGCAATTCCGGGAATGTCGTTCTGTTCGTCTGCTGCTTCCTTGTCATCATTTCGATGTACGGCGGCGGATTCTCGACGGTGCCAGCCTATCTGAAGGATATGTTTGGCGTCCGGTACGTCGGCGCTATCCACGGCCTGCTGCTGACCGCGTGGTCGATGGCTGGCATCTTCGGTCCGGTGATCGTCAACTATCTCCGTGAGTACAACATCACTCACGGTGTTCCCAAGGCACAGGCTTACAACAACACCATGTACATCATGGCTGGCTTGTTGGTGGTTGGCTTCATCTGCAACCTTCTGGTTAAGGCGGTTGCATCCAAATACTGGATGGTTGGAGACAAGCCGGGCAGCGTTGCCAACAGCGCGCTGGCCACTGCACCCGACAGCGCCAAGGCATAA
- a CDS encoding TonB family protein: MFLNRLWNDPSRRVWLFAAIAALILHGAVAAIAVTSLTDTADDDELGAAGIEVGLEFLAPRGEATDLPPGPDTEASAASPQVTEQKAEVKKTDLPQDKPIESEDPDRVVSPDKATDPKEDDPNVAAKQQAPSTESIAAEATAMPTSEAAQQSDRSTTLAQGTGASKQRIKTTWQKELVAHLDHHKRYPTDRSDVSVKIMVSFEIDRTGHIISSTIVQGSGYPEFDQAALAMLKRSDPVPAPPPLVADEGLSFTLPVVFRAHGKKK; this comes from the coding sequence ATGTTCCTGAACCGGCTGTGGAACGACCCGTCGAGGCGCGTATGGCTGTTCGCCGCCATCGCGGCCTTGATCCTGCATGGCGCGGTTGCGGCCATCGCGGTGACGAGTCTGACCGACACGGCTGACGACGACGAACTGGGTGCAGCCGGCATCGAGGTGGGCCTCGAATTTCTTGCGCCACGCGGTGAGGCGACGGACCTGCCACCGGGACCGGACACTGAAGCCTCCGCGGCTTCGCCGCAGGTGACGGAGCAGAAGGCGGAGGTGAAGAAGACCGACCTGCCGCAGGATAAGCCGATCGAATCCGAAGACCCGGACCGGGTGGTATCTCCCGACAAGGCCACCGACCCGAAAGAAGATGATCCGAATGTCGCTGCCAAGCAGCAGGCGCCCTCGACGGAGTCGATAGCCGCGGAAGCGACCGCGATGCCGACCTCGGAGGCGGCCCAGCAATCCGATCGGTCGACGACGCTGGCGCAAGGCACTGGCGCGAGCAAGCAGCGCATCAAGACGACGTGGCAGAAGGAACTGGTCGCGCACCTCGACCATCACAAGCGCTATCCGACCGATCGCTCCGATGTCAGCGTCAAGATCATGGTGAGTTTCGAAATCGACCGGACCGGCCACATCATTTCGAGCACGATTGTCCAGGGTTCGGGATATCCCGAATTCGATCAGGCGGCGCTCGCGATGCTGAAGCGCTCCGATCCCGTGCCCGCGCCGCCGCCGCTGGTTGCGGACGAAGGATTGAGTTTCACGCTGCCGGTCGTCTTCCGCGCCCACGGGAAGAAGAAATAA
- a CDS encoding sulfurtransferase TusA family protein, with amino-acid sequence MSSHRLDLSGLKCPLPVLRTRKALKSMQPGDSIEVVCTDPLAAIDLPHLIGETGDRIEVVKRDMGGIIFLIEKLG; translated from the coding sequence ATGTCATCCCACCGGCTCGATCTCAGCGGATTGAAGTGTCCCTTACCGGTTTTGCGAACCCGCAAGGCGCTGAAGTCCATGCAACCCGGCGACAGCATCGAAGTCGTTTGCACCGATCCGCTCGCAGCGATCGATCTCCCTCATCTGATCGGGGAAACGGGCGACCGTATCGAGGTCGTGAAGCGCGATATGGGCGGGATCATCTTCCTGATCGAGAAGCTCGGCTAG
- a CDS encoding outer membrane protein, which translates to MKKILLAATVAALSSTSVFAADLAARPYTKAPPAYVAPIYNWTGFYIGAQVGGAFQGSSGFTTDNAAIVGTRNDSSFLGGGVVGANYQFAPNWVVGLEGEFNGLSSNRHTFSDGTDAIRIKNDWLASVTGRLGYTWGPGMIYAKGGVAFRDNGGIDSTSLALVDRKDTGYTVGAGLEYMFAPAWSAKIEYQYYNFDHTTVAFAPGTVRYSDDLHTVKAGINYHFNWGGPVVARY; encoded by the coding sequence ATGAAAAAGATCCTTCTTGCAGCCACTGTCGCGGCTCTGAGCTCGACCTCGGTGTTCGCTGCTGACCTCGCGGCCCGCCCCTATACCAAGGCTCCGCCGGCTTACGTTGCCCCGATCTACAACTGGACCGGTTTCTACATCGGTGCCCAGGTTGGCGGCGCGTTCCAGGGCTCGAGCGGCTTCACCACGGATAACGCGGCTATTGTCGGCACCCGTAACGACAGCTCGTTCCTCGGCGGCGGCGTTGTCGGCGCCAACTACCAGTTCGCTCCGAACTGGGTTGTCGGTCTCGAGGGCGAATTCAACGGGCTGTCGAGCAACCGTCATACCTTCAGCGACGGCACCGATGCGATCCGCATCAAGAACGACTGGCTGGCTTCGGTCACTGGCCGTCTCGGCTACACCTGGGGTCCTGGCATGATCTACGCCAAGGGCGGTGTTGCATTCCGCGACAACGGCGGCATCGACTCGACCTCGCTGGCCCTGGTTGACCGCAAGGACACTGGCTACACCGTCGGCGCTGGCCTCGAATACATGTTCGCTCCGGCCTGGTCGGCGAAGATCGAGTACCAGTATTACAACTTCGATCACACCACCGTGGCGTTTGCTCCCGGTACCGTGCGCTACAGCGACGACCTTCACACTGTGAAGGCCGGCATCAACTACCACTTCAACTGGGGTGGCCCGGTTGTTGCCCGCTACTAA
- a CDS encoding molybdopterin molybdotransferase MoeA: MAQLSDDCFAFGGPMMKVDEALAIITSRLTPVEDIESVEVSSADGRTLAADVIAPINIPSFMNSAVDGYAVRGEDVPVGGEREFKVQNRVTAGAIANEVIRPGHVIRIFTGAPMPPGADTVYMQEDVEVGDGTVLLPPGLEPGANVRLAGEDISQGSIALSKGKRMRPQDVALAAALGLTELAVRRRPRVAVFSTGNEVVAPGEERAAAQLFDSNRTMLSAMLLRLGCEVMDLGILRDDRAMLAAALKQAAQRCDLILTTGGVSTGEEDHVRAAIEIIGSLVFWRMAIKPGRPVAMGVIDGTPFIGLPGNPVAGFVTFTYVVRPAILALAGTSPIPLVPLRVRAAFDYRKKAGRREYIRVALKQGDAGFFDAVKFPREGAGLLSSLVQTDGLVELEETVSSIKPGDLLNFLPYSSLL, encoded by the coding sequence ATGGCGCAACTCTCGGATGATTGTTTCGCATTCGGTGGCCCGATGATGAAGGTCGATGAGGCGTTGGCCATCATCACTTCGCGCCTGACGCCGGTCGAAGACATCGAGAGCGTCGAGGTGTCTTCTGCCGATGGCCGAACCCTTGCGGCCGATGTGATTGCGCCGATCAACATTCCATCCTTCATGAATTCCGCCGTGGATGGTTATGCGGTGCGCGGCGAGGATGTACCGGTCGGTGGCGAACGTGAATTCAAGGTGCAGAACCGCGTTACGGCGGGCGCCATAGCGAATGAAGTCATCCGGCCCGGCCATGTGATCCGCATTTTCACGGGCGCGCCGATGCCGCCGGGCGCCGACACGGTCTACATGCAGGAAGACGTCGAGGTCGGCGATGGTACCGTCCTGCTGCCGCCCGGCCTCGAACCGGGGGCGAACGTTCGTCTGGCCGGCGAGGATATTTCGCAAGGCTCCATTGCCTTGTCGAAAGGCAAGCGGATGCGCCCGCAGGATGTTGCGCTGGCGGCGGCGCTCGGGTTGACCGAGCTTGCGGTACGCCGGCGTCCGCGCGTTGCCGTCTTCTCGACAGGAAACGAAGTGGTGGCGCCGGGTGAGGAGCGAGCCGCGGCGCAACTGTTCGATTCCAATCGCACCATGCTGAGCGCGATGCTGCTCCGCCTCGGCTGCGAGGTTATGGACCTCGGCATCCTTCGCGATGATCGGGCGATGCTCGCAGCGGCGCTGAAACAGGCTGCACAAAGGTGTGACCTGATCCTGACCACCGGCGGCGTTTCGACGGGTGAGGAGGATCATGTCAGAGCAGCGATCGAGATCATCGGCTCGCTGGTGTTCTGGCGCATGGCGATCAAGCCGGGCCGTCCGGTGGCGATGGGGGTAATTGACGGCACGCCGTTTATCGGTTTGCCAGGCAATCCGGTGGCGGGCTTCGTCACCTTTACCTATGTGGTGCGGCCTGCGATTCTCGCTCTTGCGGGAACGTCTCCGATACCACTCGTTCCGCTGCGTGTGCGCGCGGCATTCGATTATCGCAAGAAGGCAGGGCGCCGGGAATATATCCGGGTGGCGCTGAAACAAGGCGATGCCGGGTTTTTCGACGCCGTGAAATTTCCGCGCGAAGGCGCGGGCCTGCTGTCATCGCTGGTACAGACCGACGGCCTCGTTGAACTGGAAGAGACTGTCTCCAGCATCAAGCCGGGCGATCTGCTCAACTTCCTTCCGTATTCGAGCCTGCTGTAA
- a CDS encoding 8-amino-7-oxononanoate synthase: MPLDKEFADDRYTSALAALARDGRLRSLQPRLGIDFVSNDYLALAESPRLRKAVTAAIESGTPIGAGGSRLLRGNCTEHEQLEADAANFFGAESALYFGAGYSANFAALSTLPQRGDLIVMDALAHASMREGAKASRAEIVETPHNDSNAVADAIRAWRTKGGKGRPWIAVESIYSMDGDTAPLDELMAIADRNDGFLYIDEAHATGVFGPEGRGLSAAYEGRTNVVAVHTCGKALGASGALVMTTKLLRDFLINRSRPFIFATAPSPLMAVAVGEALNILREESERRQRLHDLILLAGDKIRAQGWTPSGSQIIPYIVGHNERTMTLAAALQRRGFDIRGIRPPTVPAGTARLRISLTLNVTNADVESMLAALKEEAQTLQA, translated from the coding sequence TTGCCTCTGGATAAAGAATTCGCTGATGACCGCTACACGAGCGCGCTGGCCGCACTGGCTCGTGACGGACGCTTGCGTAGCCTGCAACCGCGCCTGGGGATCGATTTCGTCTCCAACGATTATCTGGCGCTTGCGGAATCCCCCCGCCTGCGCAAGGCGGTGACTGCCGCGATCGAATCCGGCACGCCGATCGGCGCTGGCGGCTCGCGCCTGCTGCGCGGCAATTGCACAGAGCATGAACAACTCGAGGCTGATGCGGCTAATTTCTTCGGAGCGGAAAGCGCACTGTATTTCGGCGCAGGCTACAGCGCGAATTTCGCTGCACTGAGCACTCTGCCCCAGCGCGGTGACCTGATCGTGATGGATGCACTCGCTCATGCCAGCATGCGCGAGGGTGCGAAAGCTAGCCGCGCAGAAATTGTCGAGACCCCGCATAACGACAGCAACGCCGTTGCAGACGCCATCCGGGCGTGGCGGACCAAGGGCGGCAAAGGCCGACCGTGGATCGCAGTCGAGAGCATCTACTCGATGGACGGCGATACTGCGCCGCTCGACGAACTCATGGCGATCGCCGACCGCAACGACGGTTTTCTCTACATCGACGAGGCGCATGCTACCGGCGTGTTCGGACCGGAGGGACGCGGCCTGTCCGCCGCCTATGAAGGCCGCACCAATGTCGTCGCCGTTCATACCTGCGGCAAGGCGCTCGGCGCATCGGGCGCACTGGTAATGACGACGAAGCTGCTACGCGATTTTCTCATCAACCGCAGCCGCCCCTTCATCTTTGCCACCGCGCCCTCGCCGCTGATGGCGGTCGCCGTTGGAGAGGCCTTGAATATCCTGCGCGAGGAGTCCGAACGGCGGCAACGACTGCATGATCTTATCTTACTCGCGGGCGACAAAATCCGCGCGCAAGGCTGGACGCCATCCGGCTCGCAGATCATCCCCTACATCGTCGGCCACAACGAGCGCACCATGACGCTTGCGGCTGCCCTGCAGCGGCGCGGCTTCGACATCCGCGGTATTCGTCCGCCGACCGTGCCTGCGGGCACTGCACGACTGCGCATCTCGCTGACGCTGAACGTGACCAACGCGGACGTCGAATCCATGCTTGCGGCGCTCAAGGAAGAAGCGCAAACACTGCAGGCATGA
- a CDS encoding MFS transporter small subunit yields the protein MQSTQENGTSTLQLIIAWGFVGIPLIWGVLSTLDNAMKLFK from the coding sequence ATGCAGAGCACACAAGAAAACGGCACCAGCACGCTGCAACTCATTATCGCTTGGGGCTTCGTTGGCATTCCTTTGATCTGGGGTGTGTTGTCGACGCTCGACAATGCGATGAAGTTGTTCAAGTAA
- the mobA gene encoding molybdenum cofactor guanylyltransferase MobA, with protein sequence MIENGYPPTPGVILAGGLARRMGGGDKPMRLIAGRPILERVIDRLAPQCDGLVLNANGDPARFKAFGLPVVSDDVADFPGPLAGVLAGLEWAVVNRPGVQYVLTAAGDCPFLPRDLVSRLHQARRDNDAEIAVAESGGQMHPIIAIWNVEIRHAIRHALTVEDFRKAHAFVRRFRLAQASWPTEPLDPFFNANQADDLAEATRLAALDGG encoded by the coding sequence ATGATAGAAAATGGCTATCCGCCCACGCCCGGCGTAATTCTGGCGGGCGGCCTCGCCCGCCGCATGGGCGGCGGCGACAAGCCGATGCGGCTCATTGCCGGGCGTCCTATTCTGGAGCGCGTGATCGACCGTCTCGCACCGCAATGCGATGGGCTGGTGCTCAACGCCAATGGCGATCCCGCACGCTTTAAGGCGTTCGGCCTGCCAGTTGTGTCCGATGACGTCGCGGACTTCCCCGGTCCGCTTGCTGGGGTGCTGGCGGGCCTGGAATGGGCGGTGGTGAACCGTCCTGGCGTCCAATATGTCCTCACCGCCGCAGGCGACTGTCCCTTCCTGCCGCGCGACCTCGTGTCCCGCCTGCATCAGGCCCGGCGTGACAACGATGCCGAAATTGCGGTCGCCGAATCCGGCGGTCAGATGCATCCGATTATCGCGATCTGGAATGTCGAGATTCGTCATGCCATCCGGCATGCCCTGACGGTCGAGGACTTCCGCAAGGCTCATGCCTTCGTGCGCCGATTCCGGCTGGCGCAGGCGTCATGGCCAACCGAACCGCTCGACCCGTTCTTTAATGCCAATCAAGCGGATGACCTCGCGGAAGCGACGCGGCTTGCAGCGCTCGACGGCGGGTGA